The Pocillopora verrucosa isolate sample1 chromosome 14, ASM3666991v2, whole genome shotgun sequence genome has a segment encoding these proteins:
- the LOC136278314 gene encoding uncharacterized protein, producing the protein MNIVSFMDAMQGFSNYWFPDILVDMKSSQTTPEGGSYRITHPARVDSVENTGIFWQEATNLGSEEYNEVVLSVGDAVDPNKNLSSKRKRGNYNHYSPELRAQIGKYASENGNLRALNHFKAQLPNLKESMVRTFKQAYQKKLKEMKRQGIQESVTSIPHDTHRAIECDNCLRWCHIKCGRVNPSEYNKLQLLDHFFWNCPFCELRALPFADASSFDLNLDDDVVSEPDEDVFTTLKTTMGNNKNLKIGHININGLTNKLSEIQFLLKEVEFDILGVTETHLTVDLSNELIRIYGYNTVRRDRSNGLKGGGVVIYYRDNLNISENLKWDIHQDLEAVWINITIRSQSTLLGCLYRPPKSITFYDDLHDLLNKIWIKRKNVILLGDFNCNLLANAADTDQDAPYDCNRMKRILRRFGYVNVIESPTRITANSKSLIDLIIVSPNLHASNVLAGSIDLGISDHHLIFAAFSTRRSNSKPKLITVRNYKDMDNEKFQRSLEEAPWHIVSAVEDVEDSVYLWETMFKDIIESNIKRRNVKVRHKSLPWINTEIRKAMNQRYKCLKAAQGKPHDNPQWDIYRAKRNAVRSMLRKAEASYWIGLFKESSSPKDFWRISNRILGKIKSDKIGPLQDSNNTIISDDRQKANLINNYFIDIAHDLTKNLDPVHLDTTFYINRITPTIENFSLNWDIVRDVLKSINPNKAVGPDNIFPKDLKLAQDSAIQGLLEVFKKAWTVVSSLNNGRSH; encoded by the exons ATGAATATTGTTTCTTTCATGGATGCAATGCAAGGTTTCTCCAATTACTGGTTTCCAGATATCTTGGTAGACATGAAATCCTCGCAAACCACACCGGAAGGAGGTTCTTATAGAATCACTCATCCTGCTCGTGTTGACAGTGTAGAAAATACCGGAATATTTTGGCAA GAGGCTACTAATCTTGGAAGCGAGGAATACAATGAAGTTGTATTGTCGGTGGGAGACGCTGTAGATCCTAACAAGAACTTGTCATCGAAAAGAAAGCGAGGAAATTACAACCATTACTCTCCCGAATTGCGTGCACAAATCGGTAAATATGCTAGCGAAAACGGAAATCTAAGAGCCCTGAATCACTTTAAAGCACAGCTACCAAACCTTAAAGAGAGTATGGTGAGAACCTTCAAACAAGCATATCAGAAGAAACTGAAGGAAATGAAGAGACAAGGAATACAAGAAAGCGTGACTTCTATTCCACACGACACTCACCGTGCAATAGAATGCGATAACTGTCTCCGTTGGTGCCACATAAAGTGTGGAAGAGTTAACCCAAGTGAATACAACAAACTTCAACTCCTCGATCATTTCTTCTGGAACTGCCCTTTCTGTGAACTGAGGGCTCTTCCCTTTGCCGATGCCAGTTCTTTTGACTTAAACCTTGACGATGACGTGGTGTCTGAACCTGACGAAGATGTTTTCACTACGTTAAAGACTACGATGGGCAACAACAAGAACTTAAAGATTGGACACATAAATATCAATGGTCTTACTAATAAATTGTCTGAAATTCAATTCCTATTAAAAGAGGTTGAATTCGACATCCTGGGCGTTACTGAGACCCACCTGACCGTAGACCTATCAAATGAATTAATAAGAATATATGGTTATAACACGGTGAGAAGAGATAGATCAAATGGCTTGAAAGGTGGCGGCGTGGTAATATATTATCGCGATAATTTGAACATTTCTGAAAACCTAAAGTGGGACATTCATCAGGACTTGGAGGCTGTATGGATTAACATTACCATAAGATCACAGTCTACTTTACTTGGCTGCCTATACCGACCACCTAAATCAATCACGTTTTATGATGACTTACATGACCTGCTTAATAAAATATGGATCAAGAGGAAGAATGTCATATTATTAGGTGATTTTAACTGTAATCTCTTAGCTAATGCGGCAGATACAGATCAAGATGCGCCATATGACTGTAATAGAATGAAAAGAATTCTTAGGCGTTTTGGTTACGTTAACGTCATTGAATCACCAACGCGCATCACAGCTAACTCTAAGTCACTTATCGACCTCATTATTGTTAGTCCTAATTTGCATGCATCAAATGTCTTAGCTGGTTCTATTGACCTGGGCATTTCAGACCATCATCTTATATTTGCTGCCTTTTCTACAAGGAGGAGTAATTCAAAGCCTAAGCTTATTACAGTAAGGAACTATAAGGATATGGATAATGAAAAATTCCAGAGGTCCTTAGAGGAAGCTCCATGGCATATTGTGTCTGCTGTAGAGGATGTTGAGGACAGTGTTTACTTATGGGAAACCATGTTTAAAGACATTATAGAGTCCAACATCAAACGAAGGAATGTGAAGGTCAGACACAAGTCACTTCCCTGGATCAATACCGAAATCAGAAAGGCTATGAATCAAAGGTATAAGTGTTTAAAAGCTGCTCAAGGTAAACCCCATGATAATCCTCAGTGGGATATCTATAGAGCTAAAAGAAACGCTGTTAGAAGTATGCTCAGAAAAGCTGAGGCCTCTTACTGGATTGGGCTATTTAAAGAATCTTCTTCACCTAAAGATTTCTGGAGAATATCTAATCGTATACTTGGTAAGatcaaaagtgataaaattggtCCCCTACAAGATTCTAATAACACTATTATTTCAGATGATAGGCAGAAAGCGAATTTGATTAAtaactattttattgatattgcaCATGATCTTACTAAGAACTTGGATCCAGTACATTTAGATACTACTTTTTATATTAATAGAATTACTCCCACtatagagaatttttctttgaattgggATATAGTTAGAGATGTTTTGAAGTCTATTAATCCAAACAAAGCAGTAGGCcctgataatatttttcctaaagATCTTAAATTGGCACAGGACTCTGCTATTCAGGGTCTGCTAGAGGTGTTCAAAAAAGCATGGACTGTTGTAAGTTCCCTCAACAATGGAAGGAGTCATTAG